From Streptomyces sp. SAI-135:
AGCCGGCGCTGGCGACGATGATCGTGGACTGCTCCACCTCGGAGACGCGGTCCCGGGCCTTCGCGACGCAGTTCTTCCTGCAGAACCTCGGGCTCGGCGTCGGCGGTCTCATCGGCGGGCATCTCGTGGACACGTCGAGCGCGGCGTCCTTCACCCTGCTGTTCGCGATCGAGGCGGCGATGTTCCTGCTGCTGGTGGTCGTGATGACGACCCTGCGGCTGCCGCACGCCCCGCGCATCGAGGGCGCACCGACCCGGTCCGCCCGGGGCAGCTGGAAGGAGCTGCTCGGCAACCGGGCCATGGTGCAGCTGTGCATCCTGGGCTTCGTGCTGTTCTTCGCCTGCTACGGACAGTTCGAGTCGGGCCTGAGCGCCTACGGCGTGGAGGCCGCCGGCATCTCCACCTCCGCCCTGGGCACGGCTCTGGCCGCCAACACCTCGATGATCGTCGTCGCGCAGTTCGCCGTCCTGCGGTTCGTCGAGCGGCGGAGGCGGTCCCGGGTGATCGCCCTGGTCGGACTCATCTGGGCCGTCGCGTGGCTCACCGCGGGCTACGCGGGTCTCGGCCACGGCAGCCAGGAGATGGCCACGGCCGCCTTCGTGTCGACGTACGCGCTCTTCGGACTGGGTGAGGCGATGCTGTCGCCGACCGTGGCGCCACTGGTGGCCGATCTGGCGCCGGAGGGGATGGCGGGCCAGTACAACTCCGCCTTCGCCCTGGTGAAGCAGCTCGCCCTGGCGGTCGGCCCGGCGGTGGGCGGCCCGCTGGGAGCCT
This genomic window contains:
- a CDS encoding MFS transporter; the protein is MRRIHVGNALSAFGLGFTVPYLYVYVAQVRGLGAMTAGLVLAVFAVAALIVLPFAGRAIVRRGPLPVLLTALVMAAFGSLSLGLAGHAATVLLSAAALGAGQAVMQPALATMIVDCSTSETRSRAFATQFFLQNLGLGVGGLIGGHLVDTSSAASFTLLFAIEAAMFLLLVVVMTTLRLPHAPRIEGAPTRSARGSWKELLGNRAMVQLCILGFVLFFACYGQFESGLSAYGVEAAGISTSALGTALAANTSMIVVAQFAVLRFVERRRRSRVIALVGLIWAVAWLTAGYAGLGHGSQEMATAAFVSTYALFGLGEAMLSPTVAPLVADLAPEGMAGQYNSAFALVKQLALAVGPAVGGPLGASLHAPYIVTFLLFSLGITYLALRLGRQLTPVQNQPSLRKSRVVAQGGAQSESIAA